The Ignavibacteriales bacterium sequence CGATTTCATCAAGTTCAGCATAACCGTTATTATGTAATTCGTCCATTATAATTCCTTTAATTCTTTTCTAATGATATAAGAGATATAATTTCAAACCACTTAAAAGATATAATTAATTTAAGAATTCTGTTGATAGAATACTATCCTACACTTGCTTAAGGATATATCTCAAATAATTAACGTGCTCTTAATAAGCTAAGTTCAATAAATCTAAAAAATTATTAATGGCTTTCCGGTTCGGCGTGAATCATCACTTTGACATTTTTTATTTTATTACTTATTGCTTCTTCAACGCGGTGGGAAATTTCGTGTGCTTGATTAATCGTCATATTTTGATCAACATGAATGTTTAACTCAACAAATTTATTGGGTCCGGATTCGCGTACTTTTAAATCATGGAATTGTTTTACTTCTAGAATTTCTTTCACAATTTCTTCTACTCTTTCATGCAGACCTTTCGGCGCCCTATCAACAAGCGCATCGAATGATCTTTTGCCAAGACGATAACTTACACTGAGGACAATTATTGCAACAATCAATGCAGCAATTGGATCGGCATATTGAAAATTGAATGAAACTCCGATTAAGCCGATTAAGACAACGGATGAACTCCAGATATCAGTTGAAAAATGCAATGCATCAGCTTCAAGAGCCTGGCTGTCATGTTTTTTAGCCACTCGATAAAGCGCACGCGAGCGGGAAAAATCAATAACGATCGATGTGACTATAACTAAAAAACTCCAGATGGTCACTTCTATTTTAACGTCATGCGAAACTAGTCTTCTCACAGCTTCATAGATAATCCAAACACACGTAATTACAAGGAGCAATGTTTCTACTAGTGCAGAATAGTTTTCAATTTTTCCATGTCCGAAGTTATGATCTTCATCCGGCGGTGTATCGGAAAATTTTACGGCAAAAAATGTTATAACTGCTGCCACTAAGTCCAAAGCTGAATGTAGTGCCTCAGAGAGTATACCAAGACTTCCGGTGAGAAATCCAATAATGAGTTTGAACCCGGTAAGAAAAACGGCGGCAATAACAGAAGTCAATGCGATTGATTTTTTTTCCTTGGAAGCTGTCGTGGAAGAATTCAACAAAGTTCTCCATAGTTATCGTAAATACTTGAGTAATTTAACTATTTTCCAAACAATACCGTCAAATATTGGTTTAGCTCACATATTCAAAAAATCATTTGAATTAATATAAAATTCGCCTTATTATGAATAAGTAATTATTGGAATGTATGATTTCTAACTCAATAAATACGAATTCCCCTTTTCTTAATACCCCGAGTATTATTGCAGGTGTTAACGGCATCCGTAAGAATAATTCTTTAAAATTTGATCTGGATAAAAAAACAATTCTTGAATCCTCTGCTCAGGATGTAAAAAATAGGATCGTTTCAGAAAAACCGGATCAGAATCAAACAATTCAAGATTATAATTATCGTTTGCAGCAAAACACTCCGACCTCCAAATTGTTTGATACAACTAAAACATTTAACGAAACCCAAAAAAAAGAGAGGATCAATTACGAGAAGAGTTCTGATGATATCATTGAGTTAACTGAAACTGACGATTACGAAAAAGTCCGCAATTCATCTGAAGGACAAGGATATTATATTGTTATAAATGATCGGAAATCTGACACCGGTAAAAAAAATAAATTAATGAATTCAATTGACCGGTGGCGGGAAAGAATTAATACGACCTACCAAATCGGTATCCCAAAGAAACATGGTACACTTGTAAATCTTGTTATCTAATTTTTGTAGAAACCATTTTTCTTGTAAAGTTTGGCTCCGTAAATCCGTTCGTCTCCAATTTGATTAACTATAAAATGTTTTTCCGGTTTTCCATTTACATCCAGTATTTCATAACCAATTATTCCGTGCTTTAAAAGATTAGCCAGCATCTTTAAAAATTCTTCTTTCTCTGCATCATTTAAGTCCGTTACATCTAATCTGTCCGGTCTACCCAAATTTAAAAATTTATCAATCCGGTCGTAAACTTTGGCAGTATTCGAAATCTCGACTGAATCTTTCGATTGAGAATTTAGATTCGCTTTTTTTACATTTTTAAGATTTTCATCAAAAATATTTAGTATCGATATTGAATTATCAATAGGCTTCATTAGCAATTTCTTTTTCTTTGATTATCGAAACTTTTGGGGAAAGTTTGAATAAAACTTTGTGCGGAGTATCATAAATGATTTAATTCCGGTTTT is a genomic window containing:
- a CDS encoding cation diffusion facilitator family transporter: MNSSTTASKEKKSIALTSVIAAVFLTGFKLIIGFLTGSLGILSEALHSALDLVAAVITFFAVKFSDTPPDEDHNFGHGKIENYSALVETLLLVITCVWIIYEAVRRLVSHDVKIEVTIWSFLVIVTSIVIDFSRSRALYRVAKKHDSQALEADALHFSTDIWSSSVVLIGLIGVSFNFQYADPIAALIVAIIVLSVSYRLGKRSFDALVDRAPKGLHERVEEIVKEILEVKQFHDLKVRESGPNKFVELNIHVDQNMTINQAHEISHRVEEAISNKIKNVKVMIHAEPESH